One Qipengyuania gaetbuli genomic region harbors:
- a CDS encoding esterase/lipase family protein, whose protein sequence is MTTATAAQIDARPPSRLLTLAEPGRAMSELASFYALRPLMNALPRGDGHGVLVLPGFMASDYSTGPLRRLLCDLGYDCAGWNLGRNVRVDQARIEAMMACVDEVHDRTGRPISIVGWSLGGVFARELAKLSPDKVRLVISLGSPISDDRNHTNARRLFEYLNGRDPEVMKGGNFQKLAEAPPVPTTSILTRSDGVVHWRGSVQRCGREDCENIEVLASHCGLGVNPAAVYAIADRLAQEEGEWKPFSAPLWARLLFPQRALH, encoded by the coding sequence GTGACCACTGCAACCGCCGCGCAGATCGATGCGCGTCCGCCCAGCCGCCTGCTGACGCTGGCCGAACCCGGCCGCGCGATGAGCGAGCTGGCCAGCTTCTATGCCCTGCGGCCGCTGATGAACGCGCTGCCCCGCGGCGACGGTCACGGCGTGCTGGTTCTGCCCGGCTTCATGGCGTCCGACTATTCGACCGGGCCGCTGCGCCGGCTGTTGTGCGATCTCGGTTACGACTGCGCGGGCTGGAACCTGGGCCGCAACGTCCGCGTGGACCAGGCCCGCATCGAGGCGATGATGGCCTGCGTCGACGAGGTGCATGACCGCACCGGCCGCCCGATCAGCATCGTCGGCTGGAGCCTCGGCGGCGTCTTCGCACGTGAGCTCGCCAAGCTGTCGCCCGACAAGGTGCGGCTCGTCATCAGCCTCGGCAGCCCGATTTCCGATGACCGCAACCACACCAATGCGCGCCGCCTGTTCGAATATCTGAACGGCCGGGATCCCGAAGTCATGAAGGGCGGCAATTTCCAGAAACTGGCAGAAGCCCCGCCCGTCCCCACGACCTCGATCCTGACGCGGAGCGACGGCGTGGTGCACTGGCGCGGTTCGGTCCAGCGCTGCGGGCGCGAGGATTGCGAGAACATCGAAGTGCTCGCCAGCCATTGCGGCCTCGGGGTGAACCCCGCCGCGGTCTATGCGATTGCCGACCGGCTGGCGCAGGAGGAGGGAGAATGGAAGCCCTTCTCCGCCCCGCTCTGGGCCCGCTTGCTGTTCCCGCAGCGCGCCCTGCACTGA
- a CDS encoding NAD(P)/FAD-dependent oxidoreductase produces the protein MCAARAAQRGRRVLVLEKAEKPGKKILISGGGRCNFTNIGAGPANYLSSNPHFAKSALARYTPRDFLELVESYGIAWHEKTLGQLFCDGSSKQIVDMLLEECAKGGVDIRCNAEITAVEHDGQRFAVMASGQVAIAPSLVIATGGPSIPKMGATGFAYDLARQFGLKVVEPRPALVPLTLGGEEVLFREISGVSAPVVASAGKASFPEAALFTHRGLSGPAILQASSYWKPGEPVVIDFLPDRRGDWLLDAKRDAPRATLRSLLRDALPDRLADILAEKLGIETELGNASDKALRAAQERLKRWTFHPNGTEGFAKAEVTVGGISTADLSSKTMETKRIPGLFAIGEAVDVTGWLGGYNFQWAWASGVAAAEAL, from the coding sequence ATGTGCGCCGCGCGTGCAGCCCAGCGCGGGCGCCGCGTGCTCGTGCTCGAGAAGGCGGAGAAGCCGGGCAAGAAGATCCTGATTTCGGGCGGTGGCAGGTGCAATTTTACCAATATCGGCGCGGGGCCGGCGAACTACCTGTCCTCCAACCCGCACTTCGCCAAGTCGGCGCTCGCCCGCTACACGCCGCGTGACTTCCTCGAACTGGTCGAAAGCTATGGCATCGCCTGGCACGAGAAGACGCTCGGCCAACTGTTCTGCGACGGCTCGTCGAAGCAGATCGTCGATATGCTGCTGGAGGAATGCGCCAAGGGCGGCGTCGACATACGCTGCAATGCCGAGATCACCGCGGTCGAGCATGACGGGCAGCGCTTCGCCGTCATGGCCAGCGGGCAAGTGGCTATCGCGCCCAGCCTCGTCATCGCCACGGGCGGCCCTTCCATTCCGAAAATGGGCGCGACCGGCTTCGCCTATGACCTTGCCCGCCAGTTCGGCCTCAAGGTGGTGGAACCGCGCCCTGCCCTTGTCCCGCTGACGCTGGGCGGCGAGGAAGTGCTGTTCCGCGAGATTTCGGGCGTATCCGCGCCGGTCGTCGCCAGTGCGGGCAAGGCGAGCTTTCCCGAAGCGGCGCTGTTCACGCATCGCGGCCTGTCAGGTCCGGCGATCCTGCAGGCCTCGTCCTACTGGAAGCCCGGCGAACCTGTGGTCATCGATTTCCTGCCCGACCGGCGAGGCGACTGGCTGCTCGATGCCAAACGCGATGCACCGCGGGCGACACTGCGTTCGCTGTTGCGGGATGCATTGCCGGACCGCCTGGCCGACATCCTTGCAGAAAAGCTGGGGATCGAAACCGAACTCGGCAATGCGAGCGACAAGGCGCTGAGGGCAGCGCAGGAGCGGCTAAAGCGTTGGACGTTCCACCCCAACGGCACCGAAGGCTTCGCCAAGGCAGAGGTGACCGTGGGCGGCATCTCGACTGCGGACCTGTCCTCCAAGACCATGGAAACAAAGCGTATTCCCGGCCTTTTCGCTATCGGCGAGGCGGTCGATGTGACGGGCTGGCTGGGCGGCTACAACTTCCAGTGGGCCTGGGCCAGCGGCGTGGCCGCGGCCGAAGCACTGTGA
- a CDS encoding WS/DGAT/MGAT family O-acyltransferase translates to MQQLQGMDASFVALETRNSPMHIGSILIYDPSTAPGGFVRFKDILGFIESRLQLSKTMRQRLVRVPFDLDYPYWIEDPDFDLEYHVRHIALPKPGDWRQLCIQAARVFSRPLDLSRPPWEFTVVEGLDGIEGLAKGSYAYITKVHHAAIDGMSGIDLMEATHTLRPDEPPPSTPDTWKPEKLPNPVELLGRSYMNAITNPLKQIEVAAKAAPGLAKALKGLAAKEFDVSSEMIAPKTRFNRKISPHRVVEGISVPLAEVKEIRTLVDGAKVNDVFLAIIGGAMRRYLEDKKELPKKTLTAMAPISVRSKGEKDTMGNQVAAMIAPLGTHIADPVERLQFCHDRTVNSKAMTDAMGARNMTEMSKASPALFMALGAQLYSRLSLANRGVGPIFSTVVTNVPGPPIPIYSAGAKMQSMMGLLCLTDGLGLGHVVQSYTDEATIAFTADREMMPDPEFYVECIRASYEELRDAAKNPAPKKAEAKKPAAKKRAPAKKATARKKAPASKAKTGTKGVASRKKAAPKGKGTTKS, encoded by the coding sequence ATGCAGCAATTGCAGGGCATGGATGCCAGTTTCGTTGCGCTGGAAACGCGCAATTCGCCGATGCACATCGGCTCGATCCTGATTTACGATCCCAGCACCGCGCCCGGCGGTTTCGTGCGCTTTAAGGATATCCTCGGCTTCATCGAAAGCCGCCTGCAATTGTCCAAGACGATGCGCCAGCGCCTCGTGCGTGTGCCTTTCGACCTCGATTATCCCTACTGGATCGAGGATCCGGACTTCGATCTCGAATATCACGTGCGCCACATCGCCCTGCCCAAGCCGGGCGACTGGCGGCAGCTGTGCATCCAGGCGGCGCGCGTCTTCTCCCGCCCGCTCGACCTCAGCCGTCCGCCGTGGGAATTCACCGTTGTCGAGGGGCTCGACGGGATCGAGGGGCTGGCCAAGGGCAGCTATGCCTACATCACCAAGGTCCACCATGCCGCCATCGACGGGATGAGCGGGATCGACCTGATGGAAGCAACGCACACGCTGCGTCCCGACGAGCCTCCGCCGTCCACGCCCGACACATGGAAGCCCGAAAAGCTGCCCAACCCGGTCGAACTGCTCGGCCGCAGCTACATGAATGCGATCACCAACCCGCTGAAGCAGATCGAGGTCGCCGCCAAGGCCGCGCCCGGCCTCGCCAAGGCGCTGAAAGGACTGGCAGCCAAGGAATTCGACGTCTCGTCCGAGATGATCGCGCCCAAGACCCGCTTCAATCGCAAGATCTCGCCCCACCGCGTGGTCGAGGGCATCAGCGTCCCGCTGGCCGAAGTGAAGGAGATCCGCACGCTGGTCGATGGCGCGAAGGTCAACGACGTGTTCCTCGCCATCATCGGCGGCGCGATGCGGCGCTACCTCGAAGACAAGAAGGAACTGCCCAAGAAGACGCTTACGGCCATGGCGCCGATCTCCGTCCGATCCAAGGGCGAGAAGGACACCATGGGCAACCAGGTGGCCGCGATGATCGCGCCGCTTGGCACGCATATCGCCGACCCGGTCGAACGGCTGCAGTTCTGCCATGACCGCACGGTCAATTCCAAGGCCATGACCGACGCCATGGGCGCGCGCAACATGACCGAGATGAGCAAGGCAAGCCCCGCGCTGTTCATGGCACTCGGCGCGCAGCTCTACAGCCGCCTCAGCCTTGCCAATCGCGGTGTCGGGCCGATCTTCTCGACCGTGGTGACCAATGTCCCCGGACCGCCGATCCCGATCTATTCGGCCGGCGCGAAGATGCAGAGCATGATGGGGCTTCTGTGCCTGACCGACGGCCTTGGCCTCGGCCATGTCGTCCAGTCCTATACCGACGAGGCGACGATCGCCTTTACCGCGGACCGGGAAATGATGCCCGATCCCGAATTCTACGTCGAATGCATCCGCGCATCCTACGAGGAACTGCGCGATGCAGCGAAGAACCCCGCCCCGAAAAAGGCGGAAGCGAAGAAGCCTGCCGCCAAGAAGCGGGCTCCGGCCAAGAAGGCCACTGCAAGGAAGAAAGCGCCCGCTTCGAAAGCGAAGACGGGCACAAAGGGGGTCGCCAGCCGTAAGAAGGCTGCCCCTAAGGGGAAAGGAACAACCAAATCGTGA